TTCACGAAGAATTTAATGATACTTTAGTCATGCCAAATAATACTTTAGCAGTAATGACAAGAAAATATAAAGAAAATATAATTTATAACTTAGCATTAAGTTATTATAAAAATAAATGTTTTAGAGAATCATTAGATACTATGAAAAAAATTGAAGATAGCAATCTTATAAGAGAAAAGATAGTTTTTTTAATAAAAATTATTGTTGAAGGAAATTTATATAATGAAATTAATATAGTAGAAAAATATATTGATAAATATAATTATGAAAATTTACTATTCTTTATTTATAAAGAGATCTCTATAGAGAATTTAAAAGAGTTTAACAATATAAAATTACATGAAAACTTATATGAAATATTTTCTTTAGTAAAATACTTTAAAGAAAATAATAATATAGATGAAAAGATTGCAGAAGATATAAGAAAGATAATTGATAAAGCGCAAACACCGTATTCAATTTATGTATATTATATTTTGAAATATGATATATATGAAATTAAAAATTTGATTAATTTTGGTAAAGATAAAATTGAAAATATTTTAATTAACTTGTGCATTACTTATTTTGATTTTAATGGAGTGATATTACAAGGGTTGAAAAAAATTAGACAAAACAACATATCAAATATATTAATAAGGACAGTAATGGAGAAATCTCTAATTGTAGCGTCTAATTTGCCTACAAATGAAAGGAGAAATATATTTTTAAATTATATAGCAGATAAATATTTTGTAATATTAAAACTATATAATGAAAATTCTATGGAAAGATACTGTTGGATACTCCCTTCAGAAGAGAGGTTTATAATAAAGCTAAAAGAAGGGGTAAGTTATAAATATAAGGATCCTCTAAAATATATTCAATATATGAAAGATATTATAAATGAAGAGAGAATTTATATTAATTATGTAAAAATTTTAATAGAAGAGGATTGTGACTTTGTATTAAATAATGAACTTAAAACCCTTATTCCAGAACTAATAACTAGCATACAATTACTTATAAACAACGAAAAATATCAAGAAGCTTATAATACCATTGAGGAAGGTTTATCCTTAGTGAAATTTGATTTCGAGTTGATGATATTAAAATATAATTTGTTGTTAAAATTTAATTATGAAGATGAAGCACTAAAGTGCTTAAGAGATATAATTCTTTATGGAGATAGAGAAAAGGTTAATAAATTAATAAAAAATATATGATTAAAAATAAGAGGTACTATTAATGGAGATAACTTTATGTATGATAGTAAAGAATGAGGAGGAAAATATTAAAAAATGTATTACCAGTGCATTTCATATAGTGGATAATGCTGTTATAGTGGATACTGGCTCAATGGATAGTACAAAAGATATAATAAAAAAATTTGGAGAAAAGGTAAAATTAATTGAGCATGAATGGAAAGATGATTTTTCGGAAGCTAGAAATGTAAGTATAGAAAATGCAAAGGGAGATTGGATACTTGTTCTTGATGCAGATGAGGAAATCTTAGGATATAAAGAACCAATATTAAAACAAATTACTAATACTAAAAAGGAGTCCTTTAACATCAAAGGGATAAATAAAATAGATGAAGAAGGCGGACTGAATTCTTTTTTTTACAATAGACTTTTTAAAAATAAAGGTTACAAGTATTATAGAGCGATACATGAGCAACTTAATATAGATGAAAATAAAGTAGGAGTTTTAGATGAAAAAATATCTAAAATAATACATTATGGATATTCAAAGGAAAACTTTATAAAAAGAGATAAAATGAATAGAAATTTAAGGATTCTAGCAAATGAATATAATAAAAACTCAGAAGATCCTTTCATATGTTATCATCTTGGAGCAACATATGCTTCTTCAGGGGATTATAAAAATGCTTTAAATTATTTTGTGAAAAGCTACCAAATAGGTTTAACTAAAGGATTCGGAGGCTATTATTACGAACTTTTAAAAAGAATGAGTCAATGTATTTATTTATTAAAAGATTATAGACTGTGCATAGATTTTTTAACAGGAATTTTAAAAGATGAAAATCTTAAAGGTTTTACTGACCTTTATTATATACTTGGAAGTTGCCTTTATGAGATTAAAGATTATGAAAATGCTAAAAAAATGTTTAATGAATGTATAAAGTTTGGAGAAAAAACTAAATTTCCAACCTTTACAGGAAGGGGCACTTTCCTTGCCGAACTTATGCTTGCTAGAATATATTTAGCTTTATCTAATAGACAAGAGGCTCAAAAATGTTACTTGAAGCTTTTAAATTATAAAGAAAAATTATCAGAGGATATTATAGAAGAAATAAACTGTTATACAAAAAATGTAGAAACTGGAGGATTGTAATGGAAAAATCATTAGAAGAACAACGAATAGAAACTTTAGAAACAACAAATGAATATATACCCAAACTAATCAATGGCATCAATATGTACACAGATAGTGTAAAAGAGGGTAAACAAGATGAAGCATTGGATCTACTTTCATATATAGTTGAAGGTATAGAATGGATTAATGAAGTAGCTAGATTAACAAAAGATATTCAAAAAACAAATATGGATGAAGAAATGATGAAAGATAAATTGGAAGAGATATACAATTCTGTAGACCAAAAAGAATATGATAGAATTTTTCATATATTAAAAGATGAAATATTGTCTATACTAAGTCTTTGGCAGGACAATGTAAAAAAATCTATATTAAATTAATAAAATTCAAATATTACATTAGGTTCAAATTTGATTTATGGAGTGAAATTATAGTGAATAATAACTTGCTTCAATATCAGAAAAAATTCAAAGAAAATATAAGTTTATTAATTGAATCAAATAATTTACAAGAGGCTAAAAATTTAATAAAAGAATATGAAAATATAATAAATAATGATATAGAAATATACTCTTTTAAATCAGTAATTTCAATAATGGAAAATAAATTAGATTATGCATTAGAAATTCTAGAAAAAGGAATATTAATGGATTCTAATAATTTTGACCTTTTATATAATAAGGCATATATAGAAGAAATGGTGGAAAATTATAAAATAGCATATAAATATTACAAGAGGTGTTTAGATATTTCAAAAGATGAACAAATTAGATTAGAAATAAAAGAAAAACTAAATTATATAAAAAGTATTGATTCTAACTATGAATTATACGGAAATATAAGCTTATTACAAATAGAAGATAGATTAAATCCTAAATTTGATAATTATATAATTAATTCTTTCCATGAATTTGGATTTACTATATTAAGAGTTATAGATGAACCGAGTATTGGCAAATTTAAGAAAGGTATAAGAAAATTAATTGTTTTATATGACTTAGATCCAATTGAAGTGAATAGTGAAGACAAAATAAAATATCCATATATGGACAATGGAAGGCTTTTGCTTATAAAAGATATAAATAAACAAGCTCAGATAGAATTAAATTTAAAAAATATTAAAAATTATATATATTTAACTAAAAATGAAAATGAGGCAAGAGAAATACTTCAGAATTTATCTAAAGAAACCCTTGAAAATTTATCTAAAGAAATAACAAAAATAGAAAAAGAGTATTTAACTGAATATGAAATAATAAAGGTTTTTGAAGGATTTAAGCATAAAGCAAAGACAGAACTTATTAATTATAGAGATGGTTTAGCAGTTAAAAAAACTTGGAAACCTGATAATGAAAAATTTTTTAAAAGAGAAAAATTTGCTTATAGTGAGTTAAGTAAAACAATTAAATATATCCCTAAATTATTAGAAAGTGGAGATAACTATGTCATTATTCCCTATTATAATGATGTATTAAATAAAAGTGAACAAAATAAAAAAATAATCTTAACTTCACATATTATTGATGTAGCAGCGTATTTTAAGCAACTATATGATTTAGGGTATTATAATCCAGATATACATCCAGGTCAGTTTTTATACACTGAAAAAGAAGGTATAATTGCTATTGATTTTGAATACCTACAAAAATATGAAGAGAAACCTAGCTCATTATTTGAATCCTATGATATTCTTGGTTATCCTAAAGAGTTTAACGGGGATAAACCTAATTATACAGGGCAAAACCTACATAAATGGTATGATGAACTATGGATTAAGTATACAGGATATAACTTAATGGAAATAGCAAAAATCGGATACAAAAAATATAAAGAAAATGATGTTGAGATAGATAAAGTTTTAAGATTATTAAATTATGCTAAAACATCTGGTAAAAGCTATAATGGATCTTTTTATAAAAGTGCATATCATTCATTAGAATTAAAAGGGTATTATTTTAGAGGTCAAAGAGAGTGTAAATTGAGGTTAAAGCAAATTCCTTATGATTTTAAAGATAAAGTAGTATTAGATATAGGATGTAATGTTGGCGGTATGCTTCATAGTTTATCAGATAAAATAGGAATAGGCATTGGAGTTGATTATGACTATAGATTAATTAATGCTGCTAATGCTATTAAAGCCCTAAATTCTTCAAATAATTTATCTTTTTATATGTTTGATTTAGAAAATGAGGATTTAAATTTGATAAATAATTATGTATTATCAAATAGAGAAAAAGTAGATATATGCTTTTTATTATCCATATGTATGTGGATTAAAAATTGGAAAGAAGTTATTAAATTTATTTCAATGATATCAGATAACTTACTTTTTGAAACAAATGGTACGGAAAAGCAACAAACTGAACAAATAAAAGAGCTTAAAAAATATTATAAAAATATACAATTAATAGAGAAAGTTTCTAATGATGATCCAGGACAGCCATATAGAATGTTAGTTTTATGTGGCATAATATAGATTTAGATTTATCCTGAAAGGTTTATAATAATCAGTTTAAGGTAATTTTAAATTTGGGGGTAATAAAATGCAAGATATGGAACAATATAAGAAAAAGATAAAAGATAATATAGAAGAACTTATAAATAGAGGAGCTTTAGAAGAGGCTAAAAATATTATAAAAGAGTATGAGGAATTAGTAACTAATGACATGGATGTTTATTCATTTAAAGGTGTCATATCTATGATGGAATGTGATATGGAATTATCCTTAATGTATTTAAAAGAAGGAATTGAAGTAAGCGGAGGTAACTTTGATTTATACTATAATTTAGCTTATTTATATGAAAGTGAAAATAAATTTAGAAAGGCATGTTACTATTATAAAAAAGCTTCAGAATTTTGTAGTATAGAGTTTAATGATAAAATTAATGAAAAAATAGAAGAACTTAAAACTTATTATGATTACCAAGAAGAAGAGCTTGATTCACCTAAAATAACAATAGTTACAATGGTGTATAATTCAAAGCCTTATATAGAGGAATGTATAAAAAGTGTATTGAATCAAAATTTTAAAGATTTTGAATGGGTTCTTTTGGATAATGGATGTACTGATGGAACTAGTGAAATTTTAAAAGAATATGCTAAAGTAGATACTAGAATAAAATTATATGTAAACGAAAAAAATTCTTTTATATATAAATTACCCCATAATTTTGATTATGTAGATCATATTAATAACTTTAGATCAGAATATGTGTGCTTTTTAGATAGTGATGATTATTTACATATAGATTTTCTAAAAGAATTATATGAAATAGCTAAATTAAATGATGCAGATATATCAGCAGCTGGTGTTGAAATGTTTAATGATGAAAATCCTCAGATTAGGGGTGATAGGTGTCCACCAGAATTTTATACTAATGATATTAAATCATTAGGTGAAAAAGACGTTTTCCCTAATATTTATGGATGTTTTAGGGCTATGTGGGGAAAACTTATAAAATCCTCAATAGCAATTAAAGCAAGAAAATATATAAGGTTTAATAACATACAAGTATCTAATGGTGGAGATACTATTTTTTCATTAACATATTTAGAATTTTCTAATTCAGTGTGTTTCAAAAATAGGGCATTGTATTATTATAGAATTAGAAAAACATCTATATACAATAGAGATATTGGTAAAAAAAGGTATTTAGATTATATAAAAATATACTTTAAAAGTAAAAAAAATTTAGCGGCATGGGATAAAATAAATGATGATAACTTATTTTTTATAGCTTCAGTTTTATATTCATCTATGAAGGACTGTATAGATGTAGCAGCATCAGCTATAAATGCCCCTATAGAAGATAGAATAGAATTAATAACAGCTATTGTTTCTGATAAAGAAGTGAGAAAGATTCTTAATGATAGTTGTATTTTAATGAATTTGATAGATGATGCTATAAATGGATTAAATATAATTGCTAAATCTAATAGAAAGGCTAACAATTAAGCTTTTATATAAGTTAAAGAAAGGATGTGGAACAAAAATGAAAGTTGTAATTTTAGCTGGTGGTTTTGGAACAAGGATAAGTGAAGAAAGTCATTTGAAACCCAAGCCTATGATAGAAATAGGAGACAAGCCTATATTATGGCATATAATGAAAAGCTATAGTTATTATGGATATAATGATTTTATTATATGTCTTGGTTATAAAGGGTATGCTATTAAAGAGTTTTTTGCAGATTATTATTTGCATACCTCAGATGTAACCTTTGATTTTGCAAATAATAACAAAATGACTATACATAATAATGTGTCAGAGCCATGGAAAGTTACTCTTGTAGATACAGGGCTTAATACTATGACTGGTGGAAGAATAAAGAGAATACAGAAATATGTTGGGAATGAAAGATTTATGATAACCTATGGGGATGGCGTATCAGATGTTAATATAAATGATATTGAAGCATATCATAATAATTCAGGTAAATACTTAACTATGACTGCCATTCAACCTGGAGGAAGATTTGGAGTGCTTGATATTAATGATGAAACAAATAATATTAAAGAATTTGTAGAGAAATCTAAAGAAGATGGTGGATGGATAAATGCAGGTTTTATGGTTGTAGAACCAGAGGTATTTAACTACATAGAAGATGATAGTACGGTCTTTGAAAAAGAACCTCTTGAAAAGTTAGCCAAAGAAGGAAACCTTATGGCTTATAAATATAATGGATTTTGGCAGTGTATGGATACGCAAAGGGATAAGGGGCTTTTAGAAAAATTATGGATAGAAGATAAGGCTCCATGGAAGAAATGGAAATAAAATTAGTATAGGAGTTAAGATGATATTATGGTTGAAATATCTAAAGTAACTAAGATGGATATGAAATTGATATATAATGGATTATCCAATATAGATAAAGAAAATTTAAAAGATAAAAAAATACTTGTTACGGGATTTGCAGGTTCATTAGGTTATTCTCTACTTCATTTTTTTGCATTATATGGACAAAAACTTAAAATTAAAAAAATATACGGTATAGATAACTTTATGTTTGGAAACCCATTATGGGTAAAAAGAATCTTAAAGAATCCTCTATTTGATTTAAGAGAATTAGATATAATAAATTGTGATTTAGAATTTGCAAAAGATGCAGATATAGTTTTTCATATGGCATCATTAGCTTCACCAGTATACTATAGGCAACATCCTATAGAAACTATAGATGCAGATGTAACAGGGCTTAGGAGATTGCTTGATTTTTATAAAGAAAAACCTATAAAAGGATTTTTATTTTATTCTAGTAGTGAAGCTTATGGAGATCCTAATCCAAAGGAAATACCGACAAAGGAAACTTATTTTGGAAATGTTAATACCTGTGGACCAAGAGCTTGTTATGATGAGTCAAAGCGATTTGGAGAAACTTTATGTTATAATTTTTCTAGAGAATATAATATACCAATTACTGTAGTTAGACCATTTAATAATTATGGGCCAGGTATGAGGATTAATGATCAAAGAGTTGTAGCCGATTTTGCAAAAGCAATAATTAATGATGAAGACATAGTAATATATTCAAATGGAAAACCAACGCGTACTTTTGACTATATACCAGATGCTACTGTAGGATATATAAAATGTGCATTATACGGAAAATTTGAAGTGTTTAATATAGGTTCTGATAGAGATGAGATATCTATATCAAGGTTAGCAGAATTATACAAAAAAGTAGGTAATGAATTATTTGGGTATAATGGAGAGATAGTTTATAAAACTCATTGGGATAAAGAATATTTAACAGATAATCCTAATAGACGTTGTCCAGATATAGCGAAAGCAAGAAAACTAATAAACTACGAACATCAAATTCATATAGAAGAAGGAATAAAAAGATATCTTCTTTATTTAAAAGAATGTGAAAGAGAGGAATTTGAATGGTAAATGAGTTAGATATAGATGAATTGAAGAAAATTAGGCATTTTAATGTAATTGATAATTATATTTCCAAAATAGGAACAGGCAAAGGGACAATGGTAATATTTGGGGCAGGCCATGTTGGAATAGGGTTAGCTAACATTATAAAAAAAAATATTATATAAAAATAGTAATATGTGACAGTAATTACGATAAATATAAGAATAAAGTGGATTTTCCCATTATTAGCATTGAACAACTAAAAATCAATTATGCCAATAGTAGTATAATTATAGCCTCTTTGAGTTATTACGATGAGATATTAGAATTATTAAGTCAAAATGGTTTAAAAGATAATGTAATAGGAAAAAGTAATACAGCGTATTTATACTATTTATATAATGATTATTGGAATATAATTAATGAAAAGTTCAGTTTATTTACGAAAGTATATGATAATCTT
Above is a window of Clostridium sporogenes DNA encoding:
- a CDS encoding glycosyltransferase, encoding MKLSIAMIVKNEERNLERTLIPLKKLQDYIDTEIVIVDTGSADGTVEIAKRYTNKVYFHHWNNNFAAMRNISINYCTGDWILILDADEALYDIDELVNLLNNNSLNDFNAVLLKRIEFFRSVEYSVSNGYISPILRLFKKNTIYYEGTIHEQPKFNYPVMESSIRFIHYGYDNNDYEVMEYKFKRNLNLLLGELKDDPDSIYINFQIAVSYTMHNQLKEALEYIEIAYEKGKKDINKYLYVIDKYCFILYNMGNYKALIDKATEGIKYCNDFLDFYFYLGEAYFNLNQYPSAIEIYSKYLKFHEEFNDTLVMPNNTLAVMTRKYKENIIYNLALSYYKNKCFRESLDTMKKIEDSNLIREKIVFLIKIIVEGNLYNEINIVEKYIDKYNYENLLFFIYKEISIENLKEFNNIKLHENLYEIFSLVKYFKENNNIDEKIAEDIRKIIDKAQTPYSIYVYYILKYDIYEIKNLINFGKDKIENILINLCITYFDFNGVILQGLKKIRQNNISNILIRTVMEKSLIVASNLPTNERRNIFLNYIADKYFVILKLYNENSMERYCWILPSEERFIIKLKEGVSYKYKDPLKYIQYMKDIINEERIYINYVKILIEEDCDFVLNNELKTLIPELITSIQLLINNEKYQEAYNTIEEGLSLVKFDFELMILKYNLLLKFNYEDEALKCLRDIILYGDREKVNKLIKNI
- a CDS encoding glycosyltransferase, whose amino-acid sequence is MEITLCMIVKNEEENIKKCITSAFHIVDNAVIVDTGSMDSTKDIIKKFGEKVKLIEHEWKDDFSEARNVSIENAKGDWILVLDADEEILGYKEPILKQITNTKKESFNIKGINKIDEEGGLNSFFYNRLFKNKGYKYYRAIHEQLNIDENKVGVLDEKISKIIHYGYSKENFIKRDKMNRNLRILANEYNKNSEDPFICYHLGATYASSGDYKNALNYFVKSYQIGLTKGFGGYYYELLKRMSQCIYLLKDYRLCIDFLTGILKDENLKGFTDLYYILGSCLYEIKDYENAKKMFNECIKFGEKTKFPTFTGRGTFLAELMLARIYLALSNRQEAQKCYLKLLNYKEKLSEDIIEEINCYTKNVETGGL
- a CDS encoding methyltransferase domain-containing protein — protein: MNNNLLQYQKKFKENISLLIESNNLQEAKNLIKEYENIINNDIEIYSFKSVISIMENKLDYALEILEKGILMDSNNFDLLYNKAYIEEMVENYKIAYKYYKRCLDISKDEQIRLEIKEKLNYIKSIDSNYELYGNISLLQIEDRLNPKFDNYIINSFHEFGFTILRVIDEPSIGKFKKGIRKLIVLYDLDPIEVNSEDKIKYPYMDNGRLLLIKDINKQAQIELNLKNIKNYIYLTKNENEAREILQNLSKETLENLSKEITKIEKEYLTEYEIIKVFEGFKHKAKTELINYRDGLAVKKTWKPDNEKFFKREKFAYSELSKTIKYIPKLLESGDNYVIIPYYNDVLNKSEQNKKIILTSHIIDVAAYFKQLYDLGYYNPDIHPGQFLYTEKEGIIAIDFEYLQKYEEKPSSLFESYDILGYPKEFNGDKPNYTGQNLHKWYDELWIKYTGYNLMEIAKIGYKKYKENDVEIDKVLRLLNYAKTSGKSYNGSFYKSAYHSLELKGYYFRGQRECKLRLKQIPYDFKDKVVLDIGCNVGGMLHSLSDKIGIGIGVDYDYRLINAANAIKALNSSNNLSFYMFDLENEDLNLINNYVLSNREKVDICFLLSICMWIKNWKEVIKFISMISDNLLFETNGTEKQQTEQIKELKKYYKNIQLIEKVSNDDPGQPYRMLVLCGII
- a CDS encoding glycosyltransferase family 2 protein, whose product is MQDMEQYKKKIKDNIEELINRGALEEAKNIIKEYEELVTNDMDVYSFKGVISMMECDMELSLMYLKEGIEVSGGNFDLYYNLAYLYESENKFRKACYYYKKASEFCSIEFNDKINEKIEELKTYYDYQEEELDSPKITIVTMVYNSKPYIEECIKSVLNQNFKDFEWVLLDNGCTDGTSEILKEYAKVDTRIKLYVNEKNSFIYKLPHNFDYVDHINNFRSEYVCFLDSDDYLHIDFLKELYEIAKLNDADISAAGVEMFNDENPQIRGDRCPPEFYTNDIKSLGEKDVFPNIYGCFRAMWGKLIKSSIAIKARKYIRFNNIQVSNGGDTIFSLTYLEFSNSVCFKNRALYYYRIRKTSIYNRDIGKKRYLDYIKIYFKSKKNLAAWDKINDDNLFFIASVLYSSMKDCIDVAASAINAPIEDRIELITAIVSDKEVRKILNDSCILMNLIDDAINGLNIIAKSNRKANN
- the rfbF gene encoding glucose-1-phosphate cytidylyltransferase, whose amino-acid sequence is MKVVILAGGFGTRISEESHLKPKPMIEIGDKPILWHIMKSYSYYGYNDFIICLGYKGYAIKEFFADYYLHTSDVTFDFANNNKMTIHNNVSEPWKVTLVDTGLNTMTGGRIKRIQKYVGNERFMITYGDGVSDVNINDIEAYHNNSGKYLTMTAIQPGGRFGVLDINDETNNIKEFVEKSKEDGGWINAGFMVVEPEVFNYIEDDSTVFEKEPLEKLAKEGNLMAYKYNGFWQCMDTQRDKGLLEKLWIEDKAPWKKWK
- a CDS encoding NAD-dependent epimerase/dehydratase family protein; the encoded protein is MVEISKVTKMDMKLIYNGLSNIDKENLKDKKILVTGFAGSLGYSLLHFFALYGQKLKIKKIYGIDNFMFGNPLWVKRILKNPLFDLRELDIINCDLEFAKDADIVFHMASLASPVYYRQHPIETIDADVTGLRRLLDFYKEKPIKGFLFYSSSEAYGDPNPKEIPTKETYFGNVNTCGPRACYDESKRFGETLCYNFSREYNIPITVVRPFNNYGPGMRINDQRVVADFAKAIINDEDIVIYSNGKPTRTFDYIPDATVGYIKCALYGKFEVFNIGSDRDEISISRLAELYKKVGNELFGYNGEIVYKTHWDKEYLTDNPNRRCPDIAKARKLINYEHQIHIEEGIKRYLLYLKECEREEFEW